In one window of Frigoriglobus tundricola DNA:
- a CDS encoding 4Fe-4S single cluster domain-containing protein: MSNTVEDLTMQIAQVVPCTEAEGPGKRFALWFQGCPLRCPGCCNPEFLPFKGGQTKTLGEMVEWVARTQGESGIEGITLLGGEPFAHTPAALALAEASRLRGLSVMVFSGFTIEELQSRPEPEVAALIAATDILVDGPYIREQPDTERRWIGSRNQRIHFLTPRYSYDQQWRQKNTLEIRVDRDGISVNGFPAADAVGLWKGWKRKKSVPLPTVDRDPAPAQPGFTAAATVDRDLAPAQPGFTAAATVDRDLAPAQPGFTAAPCTDANRTPGTDTQ, encoded by the coding sequence ATGTCGAACACGGTTGAAGACCTGACGATGCAGATTGCACAGGTGGTGCCCTGCACCGAAGCCGAGGGGCCGGGCAAGCGGTTCGCACTTTGGTTCCAGGGCTGTCCGCTCCGCTGCCCGGGATGCTGCAATCCGGAGTTTCTGCCCTTCAAGGGCGGTCAAACCAAGACGCTCGGTGAAATGGTAGAGTGGGTGGCGCGAACGCAGGGAGAAAGCGGGATCGAAGGGATCACGCTCCTCGGCGGCGAGCCGTTCGCGCATACCCCGGCGGCACTCGCACTCGCGGAAGCGTCGAGGCTCCGGGGTCTGTCGGTCATGGTGTTCAGCGGCTTCACGATTGAGGAGTTACAGTCGCGGCCGGAGCCCGAAGTTGCCGCGTTGATCGCCGCGACGGACATCCTCGTGGACGGCCCGTACATTCGCGAACAGCCGGACACCGAGCGCCGGTGGATCGGCTCGCGGAACCAGCGCATCCACTTCCTGACCCCGCGCTACTCCTACGACCAGCAGTGGCGGCAGAAGAACACCCTGGAGATCCGCGTCGACCGCGACGGGATCAGTGTGAATGGCTTTCCGGCCGCGGATGCAGTAGGCTTGTGGAAGGGCTGGAAGCGGAAGAAATCCGTCCCCCTCCCCACGGTGGATCGCGACCCGGCGCCCGCACAGCCGGGCTTCACGGCCGCGGCCACCGTGGATCGCGACCTGGCGCCCGCACAGCCGGGCTTCACGGCCGCGGCCACCGTGGATCGCGACCTGGCGCCCGCACAGCCGGGCTTCACGGCCGCTCCATGCACCGACGCGAACCGAACCCCGGGGACCGATACCCAATGA
- the rtcA gene encoding RNA 3'-terminal phosphate cyclase: MIEIDGSEGEGGGQILRSALALAILTQRPFKLVNIRANRSKPGLQPQHLMCVRAAGAICGGQYKGGSVGSSVLYFEPGQLRSGTYSFSIGTAGATALVLHTVYLPLALRGDQPSEITISGGTHNTHAPCFHFLETTWSAYLARLGIRVDVEMTRPGFYPRGGGEIRAVVHPCARINGIQLLTCPELTTAGGFSAYAGLPESVGRRQARRLAVRLKSEDVESHIPLEEWAAANPGSVAAVIFRQAPVPPLFFGLGERGKPSESVADDAADEAIAFRDARCPVDPHSADQLLLPLGFSDDASEYRTSEITRHLTTNIETVRKFVDRTIQIEHTDGKSGVVRVSRRV; encoded by the coding sequence ATGATCGAAATCGACGGGTCCGAAGGTGAAGGCGGCGGGCAGATCCTCCGGTCGGCCCTGGCCCTCGCCATCCTCACGCAGCGTCCGTTCAAGCTGGTGAACATCCGCGCGAACCGCAGTAAGCCGGGGTTGCAACCGCAGCACCTCATGTGTGTCCGCGCCGCGGGCGCCATCTGCGGCGGGCAGTACAAGGGCGGGTCGGTCGGGTCATCTGTGCTGTATTTCGAGCCCGGACAGCTCCGGAGCGGAACGTACAGTTTCAGCATCGGCACCGCGGGGGCGACGGCGCTCGTGCTGCACACCGTTTATCTGCCGCTCGCACTGCGGGGCGACCAACCGAGCGAAATCACTATTTCCGGCGGCACGCACAACACCCACGCGCCGTGCTTCCACTTCCTCGAAACGACCTGGAGCGCATACCTGGCGCGGCTGGGGATTCGCGTGGACGTCGAGATGACGCGCCCCGGCTTTTACCCGCGCGGCGGGGGCGAAATTCGCGCTGTGGTCCACCCCTGCGCGCGGATCAACGGCATTCAGCTCCTGACGTGCCCGGAACTCACCACCGCCGGCGGGTTCAGTGCGTACGCCGGGCTGCCGGAATCGGTCGGCCGGAGGCAAGCGCGGCGCCTCGCCGTGCGGCTCAAATCGGAAGACGTGGAATCGCACATTCCGTTGGAAGAGTGGGCGGCGGCGAATCCGGGCAGCGTCGCGGCGGTGATCTTCCGTCAGGCGCCGGTGCCGCCGCTGTTCTTCGGACTCGGCGAACGCGGGAAACCTTCCGAGTCGGTCGCCGACGACGCGGCCGATGAGGCCATCGCCTTCCGGGACGCCCGGTGCCCGGTCGATCCGCACTCGGCGGACCAGCTACTGCTCCCGCTCGGCTTCAGCGACGACGCCAGTGAGTACCGCACCTCCGAAATCACGCGACACCTCACCACCAACATTGAAACTGTGCGGAAGTTCGTGGATCGTACCATTCAGATCGAACACACCGACGGCAAATCGGGGGTTGTTCGCGTCTCCCGGCGGGTATAA
- a CDS encoding helix-turn-helix transcriptional regulator, producing MPIIELYPNPLPPPGPPVTRESTLADLQTGLASLTDDELKVARLWLVGETLDDVCCILQMREKMVRKLWQSMRRKLSNALEPNA from the coding sequence GTGCCGATCATCGAGCTGTACCCGAACCCGCTCCCGCCGCCGGGACCGCCGGTGACGCGTGAATCCACACTCGCGGATCTGCAAACCGGCCTCGCTTCGCTCACCGACGACGAATTGAAGGTCGCGCGGTTGTGGCTTGTCGGCGAAACGTTGGACGACGTTTGCTGCATACTCCAAATGCGAGAAAAGATGGTTCGAAAACTGTGGCAGAGTATGCGCCGGAAACTCAGCAATGCCCTGGAGCCGAATGCTTGA
- the hemB gene encoding porphobilinogen synthase encodes MNHPICGDDAPSPTFPVARPRRLRYNPLVRELVRETHLSPRDLILPLFVRPGTGVRQEIGSMPGNYQLSTDTLVDEVGAARDLGITAFILFGIPEYKDATGSSALKDEGIVQKALRALRKAHGSDVLLMTDECFCEYTDHGHCGVLCDRGGVLDVDNDATLPLLADQCVSHARAGADVIAPSGMMDGMVRAIRAGLDGAGYTDVPILSYAAKYASGFYGPFRDAAESPPQFGDRNTYQMDPANGDEAIKEVAIDLAEGADMIMVKPALSYLDIIRRVKEKFRVPVAAYNVSGEFAMVKAAAAKGWIDERRVTLEILTSIRRAGADMVLTYHARDVAKWLK; translated from the coding sequence ATGAACCACCCGATCTGCGGCGACGACGCCCCCTCCCCGACGTTCCCGGTCGCCCGGCCCCGCCGGCTCCGCTACAACCCGCTCGTCCGCGAACTGGTGCGCGAGACCCACCTCTCCCCGCGCGACCTGATTTTGCCGCTCTTCGTGCGCCCCGGCACCGGAGTGCGCCAGGAAATCGGCTCGATGCCGGGGAACTACCAACTGAGCACCGACACACTCGTGGACGAAGTGGGGGCGGCCCGCGACCTCGGGATCACTGCGTTCATCCTCTTCGGTATCCCGGAGTACAAGGACGCAACCGGTTCGAGCGCACTCAAGGACGAGGGCATCGTGCAGAAGGCGCTCCGCGCGCTCCGCAAGGCGCACGGGTCGGACGTGCTCCTGATGACGGACGAGTGCTTCTGCGAGTACACGGACCACGGCCACTGCGGCGTGCTGTGCGACCGCGGCGGCGTCCTCGACGTGGACAACGACGCCACGCTGCCGCTGCTCGCGGACCAGTGCGTGAGCCACGCGCGGGCCGGCGCGGACGTGATCGCCCCGAGCGGCATGATGGACGGCATGGTGCGGGCGATCCGGGCAGGACTGGACGGCGCGGGGTACACGGACGTCCCGATCCTGAGCTACGCGGCCAAGTACGCGAGCGGGTTCTACGGGCCGTTCCGCGACGCGGCCGAGTCGCCGCCGCAGTTCGGGGACCGGAACACGTATCAGATGGACCCGGCCAACGGCGACGAGGCCATCAAGGAGGTCGCCATCGACCTTGCGGAAGGCGCGGACATGATCATGGTGAAGCCGGCGCTGTCGTACCTGGACATCATCCGGCGCGTGAAGGAGAAGTTCCGCGTGCCGGTGGCGGCTTACAACGTGAGCGGCGAGTTCGCGATGGTGAAGGCCGCCGCCGCGAAGGGCTGGATCGACGAGCGCCGCGTGACGCTGGAGATCCTGACGAGCATCCGCCGCGCGGGTGCGGACATGGTTCTCACGTACCACGCGCGCGACGTGGCGAAATGGCTCAAATAG
- a CDS encoding BBP7 family outer membrane beta-barrel protein: MRTVLTVIAFAFVTGGLAAQPTPPAPPLPPPAPLPRGQVVASPLPPAAGELPLPGGREVSQPLQPVGPAAAETPLPAPVPPTPAVVLPPVKSIPPERPHGPLGPAWNDIQFLSWWPERAPVPPLVFGTTSGQPPAPGQFDTRLLAGGHAFASQPSAGGRFTLGFAVDRDETLGLEATYFFLGSRKSGEYVQNSGTESFGIPYTNAVTGAGEILTLAQPGVANSIFSATSSVRVQGWEVNGIANLMDEKYLKLNAIVGWRYLQVNEGLQLDQTQLSGGGAARTIDQFNTQNRFNGGQLGLHADVRRGLVFCEMTAKVAFGQNYEVVNNDGATVLQTSATRVFGNSGLYVQPSNAGRTANGVFAVVPEGTIKFGFRVGESGRLYVGYSIIYMSDAVRPGDQIDRTLNPMQVPLVSGTAPMAGADRPARLFNRSDFWTQGLIVGLETRF, from the coding sequence ATGCGCACGGTTCTCACCGTGATCGCCTTCGCATTTGTCACCGGTGGGCTGGCCGCTCAGCCGACACCTCCCGCGCCGCCGTTGCCCCCGCCGGCCCCGCTCCCGCGCGGCCAGGTGGTGGCGAGCCCGTTACCGCCCGCCGCCGGTGAGCTTCCGCTGCCCGGCGGAAGAGAGGTTTCGCAGCCGCTCCAGCCGGTCGGTCCCGCTGCGGCGGAGACGCCCTTGCCGGCGCCGGTCCCGCCCACGCCCGCGGTGGTGTTGCCGCCGGTGAAATCGATTCCCCCCGAACGCCCCCACGGCCCGCTCGGTCCGGCGTGGAACGACATCCAGTTCCTGAGCTGGTGGCCGGAGCGCGCCCCCGTTCCGCCGCTGGTCTTCGGGACCACCTCCGGCCAGCCGCCGGCTCCCGGTCAGTTCGACACCCGGCTCCTCGCCGGCGGGCACGCGTTCGCCTCGCAGCCGAGCGCCGGGGGGCGGTTTACGCTCGGCTTCGCGGTCGATCGGGACGAAACGCTGGGGCTGGAGGCGACGTACTTCTTTCTCGGCTCCCGCAAGTCCGGTGAGTACGTTCAGAACAGCGGCACCGAAAGTTTCGGCATCCCGTACACGAACGCGGTCACCGGTGCGGGTGAGATCCTCACGCTCGCGCAGCCGGGGGTGGCCAACTCCATCTTTAGTGCCACTTCCTCAGTGCGCGTGCAGGGCTGGGAGGTGAACGGGATCGCCAACCTCATGGACGAGAAGTATCTGAAGCTCAACGCCATCGTGGGCTGGCGGTACTTGCAAGTGAACGAGGGGTTGCAACTCGACCAGACGCAACTGAGCGGCGGAGGGGCCGCCCGAACGATCGACCAGTTCAACACGCAGAACCGCTTTAACGGCGGACAACTCGGCCTGCATGCGGACGTCCGCCGCGGCCTCGTGTTCTGCGAGATGACCGCGAAAGTGGCGTTCGGTCAGAACTACGAGGTCGTGAACAACGACGGGGCCACGGTGCTGCAAACGTCCGCGACGCGCGTGTTCGGCAACAGCGGCCTTTACGTACAGCCGTCGAACGCGGGGCGTACGGCCAACGGCGTGTTCGCGGTGGTACCTGAGGGGACGATCAAGTTCGGCTTCCGCGTCGGTGAATCCGGCCGGCTGTACGTCGGCTACAGCATCATCTACATGAGCGACGCCGTGCGGCCCGGCGACCAGATCGACCGCACCCTGAACCCGATGCAGGTGCCCCTCGTGAGCGGAACCGCTCCCATGGCTGGTGCGGACCGCCCGGCCCGGCTGTTCA